One window of Scheffersomyces stipitis CBS 6054 chromosome 1, whole genome shotgun sequence genomic DNA carries:
- a CDS encoding predicted protein, whose amino-acid sequence MLQQFDRIRIDNELATIKFIGALPAWGPTTTAFGIEWDRPERGKNNGELNGISYFKTDITGAGSFIKSSNKKIELNRQTFVQQLLSNYAVDSYTDQRLHFGSKRVEEYGLDKLNKIHANFLNLTSVTLDHKLIYMGYDDDEKDIVDIFSKLANLAYLDLGFNLINDLSIVWGIIDRIPSLTKLILNGNRFFDLSKSVIIPHNLQSLHLSSTNINASQIAEGVTAKFPNLQELYLSGNNYQDEDVANLCLEDTYLDVLDLSLNAISVIPTNLKHIRSLILSDNLIRAISPDCKMEELKSIDLRRNQIQSLDFIDTLYLNLPRISELRINNNPVFEKMGVEEMTIQLIARFECDDHKRSSTKLFKLNGSLLNEDEISNAELYFISKVKQNEVSFKNEKRWKKLVAKHDIAEHFTDSPKSKRTTLSMIGTSRLLLQDKIIISRYFLNTFTVLRLKGLISKQLNNISVRKLRLHYYVNEFDKDSTLKVKFDIDDDISILDNFGFHENQTIYTTIEP is encoded by the exons ATGTTGCAGCAGTTTGATCGGATCCGTATCGACAATGAGCTTGCCACTATCAAGTTTATAGGGGCTCTTCCTGCTTGGGGCCCGACAACTACGGCTTTTGGAATAGAATGGGACAGACCCGAAAGAGGCAAGAACAATGGAGAATTGAATGGAATTTCCTATTTCAAGACAGATATTACAGGAGCAGGCTCGTTTATAAAGTCGTCGAATAAGAAAATCGAATTGAACAGACAGACTTTTGTCCAGCAGCTTCTTTCCAATTATGCAGTGGATTCGTATACTGACCAGAGACTCCATTTTGGATCCAAGAGAGTCGAAGAGTATGGCTTAGATAAGCTTAACAAGATCCATGCTAACTTCCTCAACTTGACGTCAGTGACTTTGGATCATAAATTGATATACATGGGCTAcgatgatgacgaaaaagatattgttgatatctTTTCTAAACTTGCAAACTTGGCATATTTGGATCTCGGCTTTAATTTGATCAATGATTTATCGATTGTTTGGGGTATTATAGACAGAATACCGCTGCTAACGAAGCTTATTCTCAACGGAAATCGTTTCTTTGATCTTTCTAAATCGGTAATTATTCCACATAACTTACAGAGTCTACATCTTTCGTCTACAAATATCAATGCTTCTCAAATTGCTGAAGGTGTAACAGCTAAATTTCCAAATCTCCAAGAGCTTTATTTGTCTGGGAACAATTACCAGGACGAAGATGTAGCAAATTTATGTCTTGAAGATACCTACTTGGATGTCTTGGACTTGTCACTCAATGCTATCAGTGTTATTCCAACGAATTTGAAGCATATACGAAGCTTAATACTCTCAGACAATCTTATAAGAGCTATTTCTccagattgcaaaatggaGGAACTCAAATCGATTGACTTAAGACGAAATCAAATTCAGTCTTTAGATTTTATTGACACGCTTTACTTGAACCTTCCTCGCATCTCTGAGTTGAGGATCAACAATAATCCCGTATTCGAGAAAATGggtgtagaagaaatgacTATACAGTTGATAGCAAGATTTGAATGTGACGATCACAAGAGAAGTTCCACCAAGTTATTCAAATTAAACGGAAGTTTACttaatgaagatgagatCAGCAATGCTGAATTATACTTTATCTCGAAAGTGAAACAAAATGAAGTAAGTttcaagaacgagaaaAGGTGGAAGAAACTTGTAGCCAAACATGACATTGCAGAACATTTCACTGATTCTCcaaaaagcaaaagaacTACACTTCTGATGATAGGCACTCTGCGACTATTACTTCAA GACAAGATTATTATTTCGAGATATTTCCTAAATACTTTTACTGTGTTGCGATTGAAGGGTTTGATATCAAAGCAATTGAATAATATCTCAGTCCGAAAATTGCGACTTCACTACTATGTAAACGAATTTGATAAAGATTCAACGTTGAAGGTCAAGTTCGACATCGACGACGACATTTCCATTCTCGATAATTTTGGTTTTCATGAAAACCAGACCATTTACACTACCATAGAGCCATAG
- a CDS encoding predicted protein translates to MAGPTSTMGPESKGNDMNFVVGLSDNLLGECRRLNSENQKYKTKLRSYSEEIKQFKLQINQLKSSNSSQVNSESNLKDKNWELESNVVNLNEQVNNLSYSKEKLIKLHDDISIKYSTLQKENDDLLLKNHSLNKDYTNLKSTYAKEIADLSNRIEELNDENDQLHIKLSSSTPRKVQSETSTDMKSESEIDRAFNEDDDEYVDFDSLLAESHPSMIASMDSSNPQLELETLRANLHHSNRTIAKLRTAVLKLRRDDASIGVQKTPMKHPNLAAKRSKSRANTTQSSNRNSLNSPAKRGSKILVYDDETIDDDVSHGNQRWDDFIDEDIQATPSKHLNRVFNASLSDVEASPIRVSNDGKYLVDSSESEDESTPSETKRATISRELKNISDKEQIENYAASNNLVIISRDEFNHLQSGNVRDISDESLGNIAESKGYVLIKKKAYGELVDENVMKEKLLSKGLVTLPVNELSQIQKYADKHDKPSQRYITDKANSLGLIVTSSAMYDEIKRLANEPTVDELISRAQNQGYSVIKNEDIENLKRHITPTLDQINAEAKSLGYEIVEQKRFKEISDRATSPSEDHLSACACKLGLSVIASKELDTLKQLARDPPLDHLSGLAGKIQHIVVPKADYDLTKKLADEPSLQHIKSKAEVINKTVIDKDEYDRLTGLAENPPVEHLKSCATNLNYVMIPVEEYNHLLAPDMRTLIQKASEFNYLMIPQDQYDTLSSLAHSPNAAHITELSRSAGLVAIPQSEYDFINNQIQNPSKDDLLTKLSALGMIGMTVQQHSEYLRKMDSPSEDYIKEKSKTLGLHVLLNEEFNELNELANHPSVEILSARAKDLEHTIIPSESYNKLQKLSKCPDMDFLVEKAKDLGSVVVRTEEWQKVTEASNAPSEEHIRLKAGNLNLTVLANTEYETLLSEAKHPTLDQLESHAEAMNLKVLRKEKYLEWDQKINHPNISYLSQVARDLGLVVLQDDDYKNFKSQIEEPQLDWLKINSEKLDHVVIPTKEYDEMNVFAYGPPVNHIKQVAEEAGLVAVDSKEYDELRCSVLEPSVEYIKEKASSNGYAVVKNSEFENLKSLATSPSLDHVQKMATEHGFVALSNADHRKLLEPSLHILEQHAASKDCIIVEKDNFNKYKQAFEAPSQDFLVEKASMHGLTVVPSNEFIELREHANNPSREHVIEKSAAVGLVSLAKHKYDHLIEQIEKPSREYIVEKATADGLSLVPSEELIGLKEKAEHPTVAQLTDRATSLGLTIIPIDEFVEMKSTIETPSVDFIRKASSARGLTVLNTQIFEEIVRSSKNPTLDELKDRAKELNLMVVQQEVYNQQLDTIESPTIEYLKNKAIEKNFTLISNEDYAIINNIVSSPTTEHLESRAASVGMTVVPKADYDGLIEKLNHPDKDFVIHMSDTLGLATITKEELQTMKYSLTHPTLEYLTNESSNHGYEVIDKQEYSKLVQNVESPSLEYLKSKAEENSMSVIPTDKLEKLEKSVKEPSDDFLRSNAASRDMVVLSSQEHKSLKKRLENPGAEYIHEKARDEGLIVLTSAEFDKLQDPTQESVEISAAKLGLVTLNRIEYQQLKDGIDSPSIEQLREKSSKFGHEVISLEDLASLRTQIQSPDDKYLTEKANERGLLLVNKKEYADSSEKANNPTIEHLTAASSLLGLSIIDKLKMNDLISRADTPSLDHICKVAKNHDAIVVDEKKYAVLELFIKLQSEAEKTLDDKAKDNNATVIPIDEYSNLKKMHDTPSIDFLISKATEMNYDLVDKDELDDLRKYRSKTLEEIAGENGMHAVIERSELENLKQKALSPLLEDLRSHASKLNCTVISSEKYNSLVHLSEQSLEDKATGANMKLVPIRQFEHMKSQAEEPSLDHITARATGLGCVVLSQEEHENMQNPSIDKLKESASNINHVVIPKSELAGLRDSLSHPTSELVSGMAASLGCSLVATNYLDELK, encoded by the exons ATGGCTGGTCCTACTTCAACGATGGGTCCTGAGTCAAAAGGTAACGATATGAACTTTGTAGTTGGCTTAAGCGATAACCTATTAGGCGAATGTCGTCGTTTAAATAGCGAAAACCAAAAGTACAAGACAAAGTTGAGGCTGTattctgaagaaattaaacagttcaagttgcaaattaaCCAGTTGAAATCATCGAATTCGTCGCAAGTAAACAGCGAaagcaacttgaaggataaAAACTGGGAACTTGAGTCCAACGTTGTCAATTTGAACGAACAGGTAAATAACTTGAGCTATTCTAAAGAAAAGTTAATCAAACTTCACGACGACATCAGCATCAAGTACTCTACTCTTCAAAAGGAAAATGACGATTTACTCTTAAAGAACCATTCTTTAAACAAGGACTATACAAACTTGAAATCTACATATGCTAAAGAAATAGCTGACTTAAGcaacagaattgaagaattgaatgacGAGAATGACCAATTGCACATCaaattgtcttcttcaactccaagaaaagtacaatcagaaacttcaactGATATGAAGTcagaatctgaaattgatagagctttcaacgaagatgatgacgaatACGTTGACTTCGATAGTCTTCTTGCAGAATCCCACCCAAGCATGATCGCTTCTATGGACAGCTCCAATCCTCAGCTTGAGTTGGAAACTTTGAGAGCTAATTTACACCATTCAAATAGAACAAttgccaagttgagaaCTGCCGTTTTGAAGCTCAGAAGAGATGATGCTTCAATTGGTGTCCAGAAGACTCCAATGAAACATCCAAATCTTGCAGCCAAGAGATCAAAATCTAGAGCCAATACCACCCAATCTTCAAATAGAAATTCTTTGAATTCTCCAGCGAAAAGAGGTTCTAAGATATTAGTATATGATGATGAAACCATTGATGACGACGTTCTGCATGGCAATCAAAGATGGGACGATTTCATAGATGAGGATATACAGGCCACCCCCTCAAAACACCTTAACAGGGTATTTAATGCATCTTTATCTGACGTAGAAGCCAGTCCTATTCGTGTTCTGAACGATGGGAAGTATTTGGTAGATTCATCTgaatcagaagatgaaTCAACTCCTTCTGAGACCAAGCGTGCCACTATCTCCAGAGAACTTAAGAATATTTCAGACAAAgagcaaattgaaaattatgCTGCAAGCAACAATTTGGTAATTATTTCCAGAGATGAATTTAATCACTTGCAATCTGGCAATGTACGTGATATCTCTGATGAGAGCCTTGGTAATATTGCCGAAAGCAAGGGCTATGTCTTGATTAAAAAGAAGGCATATGGTGAATTAGTGGATGAAAATGTaatgaaagagaagttgttaTCAAAGGGCTTGGTTACCTTACCGGTGAATGAATTATCgcaaattcaaaaatatgCTGATA AACATGATAAACCTTCACAAAGGTATATCACAGACAAGGCCAATTCTTTGGGATTGATTGTTACGTCTTCTGCAATGTATGACGAGATTAAGAGATTGGCAAATGAACCTACTGTAGACGAACTCATTTCCAGAGCCCAAAATCAAGGCTATTCCGTCATCAAgaatgaagatattgaaaacttgaagcGCCATATCACTCCAACTTTAGATCAAATAAATGCTGAGGCAAAGTCGTTAGGATAcgaaattgttgaacagaAGCGTTTCAAGGAAATTTCAGATAGGGCAACGTCACCTTCAGAAGATCATTTACTGGCATGTGCTTGTAAGCTTGGACTTCTGGTTATTGCATCAAAAGAATTAGATACCTTAAAACAATTGGCTCGTGATCCACCCTTAGATCATCTCTCCGGTCTAGCTGGAAAGATTCAACATATTGTAGTCCCAAAAGCAGATTACGACTTaacaaagaagttggcAGACGAACCTTCACTTCAACATATAAAATCGAAAGCAGAGGTAATCAACAAGACAGTTATTGATAAAGATGAATATGACCGCTTGACTGGGCTTGCTGAGAATCCACCTGTGGAACATTTGAAATCTTGTGCTACAAACCTCAACTATGTTATGATTCCTGTAGAAGAGTATAATCATCTTCTTGCACCTGATATGAGGACGTTGATTCAAAAGGCTTCAGAATTTAACTATTTGATGATTCCTCAAGATCAGTATGATACTTTGAGTAGTTTGGCTCATTCTCCAAATGCCGCTCATATTACTGAACTTTCTAGACTGGCTGGTTTGGTTGCAATTCCACAGTCTGAATATGACTTCATCAATAACCAGATACAGAACCCATCGAAGGACGATTTGCTCACCAAATTATCTGCACTTGGTATGATTGGAATGACTGTTCAACAGCATTCCGAGTACTTGCGCAAGATGGATTCTCCTTCTGAGGATTACATTAAGGAGAAGTCTAAGACATTGGGTTTGCATGTGTTGCTTAACGAGGAattcaacgagttgaacGAATTGGCGAATCATCCATCGGTCGAGATTCTTTCAGCTAGAGCAAAGGATTTGGAGCACACTATTATCCCTTCGGAGTCATACAATAAATTACAGAAATTGTCGAAGTGCCCTGATATGGACTTCCTTGTCGAAAAGGCTAAAGATTTGGGTCTGGTTGTGGTCAGGACTGAAGAATGGCAAAAGGTAACCGAAGCAAGCAATGCACCATCTGAAGAACATATTAGATTAAAAGCTggcaacttgaacttgactGTTTTGGCAAATACTGAATACGAGACTTTACTTCTGGAAGCAAAGCATCCAACGTTGGATCAACTTGAGTCACATGCAGAAgcaatgaacttgaaagtATTGAGGAAAGAAAAGTACTTGGAATGGGATCAGAAAATCAACCATCCAAATATTAGCTACCTATCACAAGTTGCTCGCGACTTGGGATTGGTTGTGTTGCAAGATGATGACtacaagaatttcaaaCTGCAAATTGAAGAGCCTCAATTGGACTGGTTAAAGATTAACTCAGAAAAATTGGACCATGTTGTTATTCCAACCAAAGAATATGATGAGATGAATGTATTCGCGTATGGTCCACCTGTGAACCATATAAAACAAGTTGCAGAAGAGGCTGGATTAGTAGCCGTAGACAGTAAAGAGTATGACGAATTGCGTTGTTCTGTATTGGAGCCTTCAGTTGAATATATCAAAGAGAAAGCATCTTCGAATGGATACGCGGTTGTCAAGAAttctgaatttgaaaatctcaAGTCTTTAGCAACGTCTCCATCTTTGGATCATGTCCAAAAAATGGCTACTGAGCATGGCTTTGTCGCTCTTTCTAATGCCGACCACaggaagttgttggaaccTTCATTGCATATTTTAGAACAACATGCCGCCTCAAAGGACTGCATTATAGTTGAGAAGGATAACTTCAATAAATACAAGCAAGCTTTCGAAGCTCCTTCTCAGGACTTTCTAGTCGAGAAGGCTTCTATGCACGGTTTAACTGTGGTTCCATCAAATGAATTCATAGAATTGAGAGAGCATGCCAATAACCCAAGCAGAGAGCATGTTATTGAAAAGTCAGCAGCAGTAGGTTTAGTTTCGCTTGCAAAGCATAAATATGACCACCTTATTGAGCAAATTGAGAAACCATCGAGAGAAtacattgttgaaaaagCAACTGCTGACGGGTTGTCTTTAGTACCgtctgaagaattgattggtttgaaggaaaaggcTGAACATCCTACGGTTGCTCAACTCACTGATAGAGCAACTTCATTAGGTCTAACCATTATTCCTATTGATGAATTCGTAGAGatgaaatctacaattgaaaCTCCCAGTGTGGATTTCATTCGTAAGGCATCGTCAGCAAGAGGTCTCACAGTACTCAATACTCAAATCTTTGAGGAGATTGTTAGATCTTCCAAGAACCCAACTCTCGACGAATTAAAGGACAGAGCTAAggaattgaatttgatggttgtacaacaagaagtttaCAACCAACAATTGGATACCATAGAAAGTCCAACCATAgagtatttgaagaataaagcaattgaaaagaatttcACTCTTATTTCAAATGAAGACTATGCAATCATTAATAACATCgtttcttctccaacaacagAGCATCTCGAAAGTAGAGCGGCTTCTGTTGGTATGACTGTTGTTCCAAAAGCAGATTATGACGGGcttattgaaaaattgaaccaTCCTGATAAGGACTTTGTTATTCACATGTCTGATACTCTTGGATTGGCTACAATAACTAAAGAGGAACTTCAAACAATGAAATACTCACTCACGCACCCTACTTTAGAATATCTTACGAACGAGTCCAGTAACCACGGCTATGAAGTTATTGACAAACAAGAATACTCAAAATTGGTCCAAAATGTCGAATCTCCTTCTCTTGAGTATTTGAAGAGTAAGGCAGAGGAAAACAGTATGTCTGTAATACCAACAGACAAACTTGAGAAGTTAGAGAAGTCAGTCAAGGAACCATCAGATGATTTCTTAAGATCAAATGCCGCTTCTAGGGATATGGTTGTTCTCTCAAGTCAAGAACACAAATCATTAAAGAAGAGACTCGAAAACCCTGGTGCTGAATACATTCACGAAAAGGCTAGGGATGAGGGATTGATTGTTTTAACGTCTGCTGAATTTGATAAGCTTCAAGACCCTACTCAGGAGTCGGTTGAAATCTCAGCCGCTAAACTCGGGCTTGTGACTTTGAATAGAATCGAGTACCAACAACTTAAGGATGGTATCGATTCTCCTTCAATAGAACAATTGAGAGAAAAATCATCTAAATTCGGCCATGAAGTGATTTCGTTAGAAGATCTTGCCTCTTTAAGGACTCAAATTCAATCACCAGATGATAAATACTTAACTGAAAAGGCTAATGAACGGGGCCTTTTGTTGGTTAACAAGAAGGAATATgcagattcttctgaaaaagCTAATAATCCTACGATAGAACACTTGACTGCAGCATCATCTCTTCTAGGATTGAGTATCATAGATAAACTCAAGATGAACGATTTGATATCAAGAGCTGACACCCCTTCCTTGGATCACATTTGTAAAGTTGCTAAGAATCATGATGCAatcgttgttgatgaaaagaaGTATGCTGTATT GGAGTTGTTCATTAAGCTACAATCAGAGGCCGAAAAGACATTAGATGATAAAGCAAAGGACAACAATGCAACTGTTATTCCTATTGATGAATATCTGaatctcaagaagatgCATGATACCCCAAGCAtagacttcttgatttcaaagGCTACTGAAATGAATTACGATTTGGTCGATAAGGACGAATTAGATGATTTGCGCAAGTACAGAAGCAAGACGCTAGAAGAAATAGCTGGAGAAAATGGAATG CATGCTGTAATTGAAAGGTCTGAGCTTGAGAATCTTAAACAGAAAGCACTTTCTCCATTATTGGAAGATCTCAGGAGTCACGCTTCGAAGTTGAATTGTACAGTGATCTCCTCAGAAAAGTATAATTCATTGGTGCATTTGTCTGAACAGTCCCTTGAAGACAAGGCAACTGGTGCAAACATGAAACTAGTTCCAATTCGTCAATTTGAACATATGAAATCTCAGGCAGAAGAACCCCTGTTAGACCATATCACTGCCAGGGCCACTGGTCTTGGCTGTGTCGTACtctctcaagaagaacacGAGAATATGCAGAATCCAAGTATTGATAAGCTTAAAGAATCTGCAAGTAATATTAATCACGTTGTTATTCCGAAGAGTGAGTTAGCAGGTTTACGCGACTCTTTGTCACACCCTACAAGTGAGCTTGTAAGTGGAATGGCAGCTAGTCTTGGATGTTCTTTGGTAGCAACAAACTACTTGGATGAATTGAAG
- a CDS encoding predicted protein, which translates to NSILISKSSNATTTISTNDPITPTVSLSDANSCDSSPTGSPKREEDLRHNLLGKVTGFFHKSITRSRDNSISSGRDPLDMLQSPPILKTPSAPCTPKESPSDVSTVTLNHYRFPQSPLKKSSPPVKETKKVFLEYDPISRRKVLNTYEILREIGKGEHGKVKLAKDLIHNELVAIKIVNRKSRRDRASMRMMRRSSSKPNAFHNDYEVKIKREIAIMKKCNHKHIVQLKEVLDDLNSNKIYLVLEYLEKGEIKWKRYESEAAVTPRTDEIPCCGSNPLYNIKHPHHEDDFLLSDIFSPNLTFRQSRKIFRDVLLGLEYLHLQGIVHRDIKPANLLVSSDNIVKISDFGVSFASSLNENDEGYLVNELELAKTAGTPAFFAPELCQTNFSSSTSELSSSRNSASSLEILKNDTLKITKILPKIDYKIDIWALGVTLYCLLFGKVPFNADSEYELFQVIVNQPLIFPENKDAFHSPTNVTEEEFDLAKDLLSKLLDKNCATRIEIKDIKIHPFTLMDLENDLVALDDLLHMNNVNDEDHVQLDFELEEKDIVSQEEIDNAVIGFGNRIKRSLVTAIRAGGMKDSEIRNKFAALQMEHSRSTSSEDSSSSNSNFNSSTRLTANLHNNHSMILSESFQVSTPPVSGAIINTRGISHQSDHHTSVPHVPSHLSQQLSPSPSVARSSSYSIAGISREGRSLLQDMIDSHSSSSSRRGSVGVIEAPQIETKRNVGGDLYLTNQSAMDAFKGIQEQDDKRRRNSSMFSSKHSQPSTAKNSISSASDENSKYHHHHINIAAPIPNQLKIGPISIENDRRPSSVMSLPLSESFASLDSINDEYLTLKYQEYTNNKLKLGESRGTEFHSDPNLFHHSPDDVTYNISEKFKVFDLGSSMKNQSVKEDSGNTGNSRNYDHEGIAPTTMPLSKYTTSSSYSSYSSKSTSSDEEDDSDEEGNLTLAFSSKVAHPSRPNFLTLNQRAKSHESNLPRLIHSSDPNNHPTYDVPIVFQADLPVFEDVPEDLMANVPAPTIDTHAIVASHSMVSSNGSSSTLTPDYSNASVSESNQNGKPGVSEAGAGKKIIANLNNSQVRVPSPLVNSMFHSKSTNAAIPSESKRKMGLRENIFNSQFNNHYKKDPVYSPFPKAIHLDNDKEALVRATSEKQNSNRPNYYRSNSITVGLLQHVRDGGSEDA; encoded by the exons AACTCCATTCTCATCTCGAAGTCGTCTAATGCTACCACTACAATCTCAACGAACGACCCTATCACACCTACTGTATCGTTATCAGATGCGAACAGCTGCGATTCTTCACCCACCGGATCTCCTAAAAGGGAGGAAGACTTGAGACACAACTTGCTAGGCAAGGTCACGGGCTTCTTCCACAAATCGATAACACGTTCCAGAGATAATTCGATATCATCCGGAAGAGATCCATTAGATATGCTCCAATCTCCCCCCATATTAAAGACTCCTTCAGCTCCATGTACACCCAAGGAGTCTCCCTCTGATGTCTCTACTGTCACGTTGAACCATTACCGCTTTCCACAGTCTCCATTAAAAAAGTCTTCGCCTCCAGTCAAGGAAACGAAGAAAGTGTTCTTAGAATATGATCCTATAAGTAGAAGGAAGGTGTTGAACACATACGAAATATTAAGAGAAATCGGAAAAGGTGAACATGGGAAGGTGAAACTTGCTAAAGACTTGATACACAATGAGCTTGTAGCAATCAAGATCGTCAATAGAAAGTCCAGACGTGACAGAGCGTCCATGCGTATGATGCGtagatcttcttccaaaccAAATGCTTTCCATAACGATTATGAAGTGAAGATTAAGCGTGAAATCGCTATCATGAAGAAATGCAACCACAAGCACATCGtccaattgaaagaagtcTTGGATGATTTAAATTCAAATAAAATCTACCTTGTACTAGAATACCTTGAAAAGGGAGAAATCAAATGGAAGAGATACGAATCTGAAGCTGCTGTAACTCCAAGGACTGATGAGATTCCTTGCTGTGGAAGTAATCCCTTGTACAATATAAAACATCCTCATCACGAAGAtgacttcttgttgtctgaTATATTTTCGCCAAATTTGACCTTTAGACAATCTCGTAAAATTTTCCGCGATGTGTTGTTGGGTTTAGAATATTTGCATTTACAAGGAATTGTACACAGAGATATCAAACcagccaacttgttggttAGTTcagacaatattgtcaagATCAGTGATTTTGGCGTGTCgtttgcttcttcattgaaCGAAAACGATGAAGGGTACCTAGTAAATGAATTAGAATTGGCAAAGACAGCTGGAACTCCAGCATTTTTCGCTCCAGAATTATGTCAAACGAACTTTAGCAGTTCTACACTGGAGTTGTCATCTTCGAGAAACTCTGCATCTTCTTTAGAAATCCTTAAGAATGACACTTTAAAGATCACAAAAATTCTACCCAAGATAGATTACAAAATTGATATTTGGGCCCTTGGTGTTACGTTATACTGTTTGTTGTTCGGAAAAGTTCCTTTCAATGCTGACTCGGAGTATGAATTGTTCCAAGTGATTGTAAATCAGCCGTTGATCTTCCCGGAAAACAAAGATGCATTTCATTCTCCTACTAATGTTACCGAGGAAGAATTCGACTTGGCCAAGGATTTATTATCTAAATTGTTGGATAAAAATTGTGCGACTAGAATCGAAATTAAAGATATCAAAATCCATCCATTTACTTTAatggatttggaaaatgatTTGGTAGCTTTGGATGATTTACTTCATATGAACAATGtaaatgatgaagatcaCGTTCAACTAGACTtcgaacttgaagaaaaagatattGTTCTgcaagaagagattgacaATGCCGTCATTGGATTTGGTAACAGAATCAAAAGAAGTTTGGTAACTGCTATTCGTGCTGGCGGTATGAAAGATAGCGAAATCAGAAACAAGTTTGCCGCTTTGCAAATGGAACACTCCAGAAGTACCTCCAGTGAAGATTCGTCCAGTAGCAAttccaatttcaattcttcgaCAAGATTAACAGCAAATTTACACAACAACCATTCCATGATTCTTTCTGAATCTTTCCAAGTCAGTACACCTCCAGTTTCAGGAGCAATTATCAATACAAGAGGCATATCACATCAATCAGATCACCATACTTCTGTTCCACATGTCCCATCGCATTTATCTCAACAACTTTCA CCATCTCCATCTGTAGCACGTTCTTCCTCGTATTCTATTGCGGGCATTAGTAGAGAGGGAAGAAGCTTACTTCAAGACATGATTGATTCGCatagttcttcttcgagTAGAAGAGGTTCTGTTGGAGTTATAGAAGCTCCACAGATTGAAACTAAGAGAAATGTTGGAGGCGATTTATATTTGACGAACCAATCGGCGATGGATGCTTTCAAAGGTATACAAGAACAGGACGACAAACGGAGAAGAAACTCCAGTATGTTCTCTAGCAAACATTCACAGCCAAGCACAGCCAAGAATTCCATTAGCTCAGCATCTGATGAGAATTCTAAGTATCACCATCATCACATTAACATTGCTGCTCCAATTCCA aatcaattgaagattggTCCTATCAGTATCGAGAATGATAGAAGACCATCTTCTGTAATGTCATTACCTTTGAGTGAAAGTTTTGCATCATTGGATAGTATCAATGACGAATATCTCACCTTGAAGTATCAAGAATACACGAACAATAAGCTCAAACTTGGAGAAAGCCGTGGAACGGAGTTCCATTCAGATCCAAACCTTTTCCATCATTCTCCAGACGATGTTACGTATAACATTAGTGAGAAGTTCAAAGTTTTTGATTTAGGTTCGCTGATGAAAAATCAACTGGTGAAGGAGGATTCTGGAAATACAGGAAACTCTAGAAATTACGACCATGAAGGAATTGCACCAACTACGATGCCTCTCTCCAAGTATACCACCTCTTCGTCGTACTCGTCATATTCTTCGAAATCGACATCtagtgatgaagaagatgatagTGATGAGGAGGGTAATCTCACGCTtgctttctcttcaaaagTCGCACATCCTTCAAGACCgaatttcttgactttgaaCCAGAGAGCCAAGTCTCATGAATCTAACTTACCCCGGTTGATTCATAGTAGTGATCCCAACAATCACCCAACGTATGATGTGCCTATCGTTTTTCAGGCTGATTTACCtgtttttgaagatgtaccagaagacttgatgGCCAAT GTTCCAGCACCAACAATTGATACTCATGCTATTGTTGCGTCTCATTCTATGGTTTCCAGCAACGGATCCAGTTCTACTTTGACTCCAGACTATTCGAATGCCTCTGTTTCAGAACTGAACCAAAATGGAAAGCCAGGAGTGTC TGAAGCTGGTGCCGGCAAAAAGATCATTGcaaacttgaacaacagtCAGGTACGGGTCCCTTCACCGTTGGTAAACAGTATGTTTCATTCCAAGAGTACCAATGCCGCCATCCCAAGTGAGTCCAAAAGAAAGATGGGATTGAGAGAGAATATATTTAACAGCCAGTTCAATAATCACTATAAGAAGGATCCGGTATATTCGCCGTTCCCCAAGGCTATACATCTCGATAACGACAAGGAGGCACTTGTAAGAGCTACTAGTGAGAAACAAAATAGCAATAGACCCAACTACTATAGATCGAATTCGATCACCGTTGGTCTCTTGCAGCATGTTCGAGACGGCGGCCTGGAAGATGCTTAA